Proteins encoded together in one Bombus vancouverensis nearcticus chromosome 14, iyBomVanc1_principal, whole genome shotgun sequence window:
- the MTA1-like gene encoding metastasis associated 1-like isoform X1 — MPMPAEYHENHGNHENANFALGATQDASNMTANMYRVGDYVYFETSSTSPYQIRRIEELNKTASGNVEAKVMCFFRRRDLPSTLIMLADKHQLANAEQQRSESPANMQNQKLENPDTTKEMTNKDGIGPKVMNKGGGKGGWLKAPLSEAQEPHGMEENVGGAGGVTELSSKQRHQMKHRELFLSRQVETMPATHIRGKCCVTLLNETESLLSYLNKEDSFFYCLVFDPAQRTLLADKGEIRVGSRYQADGIAPAPLTPAERESDPRRLQDLETLVWTPRHSLTDRQIDQFLVVSRSVGTFARALDCSSSVKQPSLHMSAAAASRDITLFHAMDTLHRHNYDVAKAMSSLVPSTGPVLCRDEMEEWSASEANLFEEALDKYGKDFSDIRQDFLPWKTLKNVIEYYYMWKTTDRYVQQKRVKAVEAESKLKQVYIPNYNKTTPPTTAPSAATIVPLGNSNSNSNGKPTNVLNGNSNGNMTTDNSGILMVGVSGKPCESCQVMQSPQWYAWGPSHMQCRLCQSCWTYWKKYGGLKVPSRMDDVDIERKRGGTGSDEESKGIGGAHRPHRCSIPSCGKEFKLKAHLSRHYASAHGVDLRGSGASGGGGGGSPRPVMKTRSAFYLRTSALARAARRLCAAQLRTRHAARAPHQPINAAPLRHLCASPQLTSKSPAELRILARAVRPRPRPRVTDIATRLGDHPAPRQPGDWDWLALTAPAQRKQPDRVSFPRPPKAPDGSLLYERVPNKSEVDRLTVTPPQPQPSMQAQQTILKRPRPSFDEINGSDGIALSAGLPGGPPAKRAHHSQQLHSKHTLEHTTPAVLPLAPPLNGRAAHPHILPHGPPLSRSNVRKQVISWMDAPDDVYFRASDQTKRLRRTLSSADLRRAARKPWRRLQGPLHTPHPQRAVRGDDMVVILD, encoded by the exons ATGCCGATGCCGGCCGAATACCACGAGAACCACGGTAACCACGAGAACGCTAATTTCGCTCTCGGGGCCACACAGGACGCCAGCAACATGACGGCCAACATGTATCGAGTGGGAG atTATGTATATTTTGAAACGTCCTCTACATCTCCCTACCAGATAAGAAGGATAGAAGAATTGAATAAG ACGGCAAGTGGAAATGTTGAAGCAAAAGTCATGTGCTTCTTTAGGCGGAGGGATTTGCCATCTACATTAATTATGCTTGCAGATAAGCATCAGT TGGCAAACGCGGAGCAGCAGAGGTCAGAATCCCCTGCAAACATGCAGAATCAGAAACTGGAGAATCCAGATACTACTAAGGAAATGACTAATAAAGATGGGATCGGGCCCAAAGTGATGAACAAAGGGGGCGGGAAGGGGGGCTGGCTGAAAGCTCCACTGTCAGAGGCCCAAGAGCCTCATG GGATGGAAGAAAATGTAGGTGGTGCTGGAGGAGTTACAGAATTAAGTTCTAAGCAACGTCATCAAATGAAGCACAGAGAACTGTTTCTATCGCGTCAGGTGGAAACAATGCCTGCAACTCATATAAGAGGCAAATGCTGTGTAACCTTATTAAATGAAACAGAATCTTTATTAAGCTATTTGAACAAAGAGGACTCTTTCTTCTATTGCTTAGTATTTGATCCTGCTCAACGTACTTTACTTGCTGATAAAG GTGAAATTAGAGTAGGTAGTAGGTATCAAGCTGATGGAATAGCACCAGCTCCGCTGACACCTGCTGAAAGAGAGTCAGATCCTCGTAGGTTGCAAGATTTAGAAACGTTGGTTTGGACGCCACGGCATTCATTAACAGATCGTCAAATTGATCAATTCCTTGTTGTCAGTAGATCTGTAGGCACATTTGCAAGAGCTTTAGACTGTTCATCTTCGGTCAAACAACCATCATTACACATGTCTGCAGCAGCTGCATCTAGAGACATTACTCTT TTTCATGCAATGGATACTTTACATCGGCACAATTATGATGTTGCAAAAGCTATGTCATCATTAGTACCCAGCACTGGTCCAGTATTATGCAGAGATGAAATGGAAGAGTGGAGTGCGTCTGAAGCCAATCTTTTTGAAGAAGCCCTTGATAAGTATGGAAAGGATTTTTCTGATATACGTCAAGACTTT TTACCATGGAAAACATTAAAGAACGttatcgaatattattatatgtgGAAGACAACTGATAGATACGTACAACAAAAAAGGGTGAAAGCTGTAGAAGCTGAAAGTAAATTAAAACAGGTTTATATACCAAACTACAATAAAACAACTCCACCTACAACTGCCCCTTCTGCAGCAACAATTGTACCTCTtggtaatagtaatagtaacaGTAATGGGAAACCAACGAATGTTCTCAACGGTAATAGTAATGGTAATATGACAACTGATAATAGCGGAATATTGATGGTTGGAGTTAGTGGAAAACCATGTGAAAGTTGTCAAGTAATGCAAAGTCCACAGTGGTATGCTTGGGGTCCATCACACATGCAATGTCGTCTTTGTCAGTCTTGTTGGACATATTGGAAGAAATATGGCGGTTTAAAG GTTCCATCACGTATGGACGATGTTGatatagaaagaaaaagaggtgGTACCGGTTCCGATGAAGAAAGCAAAGGAATAGGCGGTGCTCATAGACCTCATCGATGTAGCATTCCTTCTTGTGGTAAAGAGTTTAAACTCAAAGCACATCTAAGTCGTCATTACGCTAGTGCTCATGGCGTTGATTTACGTGGAAGCGGAGCAAGTGGAGGTGGTGGCGGTGGATCCCCCAGACCTGTGATGAAAACTCGATCAGCGTTTTATTTACGTACTTCAGCATTGGCGCGAGCTGCACGACGATTATGTGCAGCGCAATTACGCACACGTCATGCAGCGCGAGCACCTCATCAACCTATAAATGCAGCACCATTGCGACACCTTTGCGCCTCTCCTCAATTAACATCAAAAAGCCCTGCGGAGTTACGTATTTTAGCACGTGCTGTACGACCTCGACCTCGTCCTCGTGTAACCGATATAGCAACGCGTTTAGGTGATCATCCTGCTCCACGACAACCTGGAGATTGGGATTGGTTAGCCCTTACAGCGCCAGCACAACGAAAACAACCAGATCGGGTTTCTTTTCCTAGACCGCCAAAAGCACCAG ATGGAAGTCTTTTGTATGAAAGGGTACCAAATAAATCTGAAGTAGATAGGCTGACGGTAACTCCACCTCAACCTCAACCTAGTATGCAGGCTCAACAAACGATACTGAAACGCCCGAGACCTTCATTCGATGAAATCAACGGGTCAGATG GTATTGCCCTAAGTGCAGGGCTCCCTGGTGGACCACCTGCAAAAAGGGCCCATCATTCTCAGCAGCTCCATTCTAAACATACTTTGGAACACACAACACCTGCTGTTCTTCCCCTAGCACCACCTCTGAATGGAAGAGCTGCTCATCCTCATATTCTGCCACATGGTCCACCACTATCTAGAAGTAATGTACGTAAGCAAGTGATTTCGTGGATGGATGCACCTGACGACGTTTACTTTCGTGCTTCAGATCAGACAAA AAGACTTAGAAGAACCCTTTCATCGGCTGACCTTCGAAGGGCAGCGCGCAAACCTTGGCGTAGGTTACAAGGTCCTTTACATACCCCTCATCCACAGAGAGCAGTACGTGGAGATGACATGGTGGTCATCCTGGACTGA
- the H gene encoding transcriptional corepressor hairless, whose product MREKSAECHAHAGHVRGTREMCSRDPSTLHSTLTKANGKNSNPQSTHHSETRIDNNLLPTPGGRLKFFKDGKFILELSHRRDGERTTWFPVPKKTFWPPASTTPNRQESSTSLSVSDDNSSIQSSPWQRDHCWKQANPRRRISTEFNFYYYRSPKNHLCAHPRLIARKRRRPLDPTSLLLVPESVTNYTKPIRKANGTSTGKVLNLIIDKLARLLDPNVVSPRKRILRELERVSLEDQASKRRATPQPACTTTAPTPSPKQLSSYSITSILGEDKPSHEQGFLRNLLKPDDRQTVKYSSNNSYPRVRMDPYIGTTNAPLQHPLYGVPMLPPGPYRAPLWMHYPSPVHYPPPMPLYAPPPPHPPSPPVHHYKDYREQTLTPPSDMPLNLSKHAG is encoded by the exons ATGCGCGAGAAGTCAGCAGAATGTCATGCTCACGCAGGTCACGTGAGGGGCACAAGAGAAATGTGCTCACGTGATCCTTCTACATTACACTCAACCCTTACCAAGGCAAATGGTAAAAATTCAAACCCCCAATCAACACATCATTCAGAAACACGCATCGATAATAATCTACTTCCAACTCCTGGTGGacgtttaaaattttttaaagacGGCAAATTTATCTTGGAACTATCCCATCGCAGGGATGGAGAAAGAACTACATGGTTTCCAGTTCCAAAGAAAACCTTTTGGCCACCAGCTAGCACAACTCCAAATAGACAAGAGAGTTCCACCTCTCTTAGTG TTTCTGATGATAATTCGTCGATTCAGTCAAGTCCTTGGCAAAGAGATCATTGTTGGAAACAAGCAAACCCAAGACGTAGAATATCTACAGAGTTTAATTTTTACTATTATAGAAGTCCGAAAAATCATTTGTGCGCGCATCCTCGTCTAATCGCAAGAAAGCGTAGACGTCCATTAGATCCTACGTCTTTGTTACTCGTTCCAGAATCAGTAACAAATTATACAAAACCAATTCGCAAAGCAAATGGAACATCGACGGGAAAGGTTTTGAACCTAATTATAGACAAATTGGCCCGTCTCCTAGATCCGAATGTCGTTTCACCTCGTAAACGTATCTTGCGCGAATTAGAGAGAGTATCGTTAGAAGATCAAGCGTCGAAAAGGCGCGCAACACCACAGCCTGCTTGTACAACAACGGCTCCTACTCCGTCACCAAAACAATTATCTTCATATAGTATAACAAGTATTTTGGGAGAAGATAAACCAAGTCACGAGCAAGGTTTTTTGAGGAATTTATTAAAACCAGATGATAGACAAACTGTGAAATACTCATCAAATAATTCATATCCAAGAGTACGAATGGATCCATACATTGGTACAACTAATGCACCTCTTCAGCATCCACTTTATGGTGTACCAATGTTACCTCCTGGACCATATAGAGCTCCCTTATGGATGCATTATCCATCACCCGTCCATTACCCACCTCCTATGCCATTATACGCACCGCCACCACCTCATCCACCATCTCCTCCGGTTCATCATTACAAAGACTACAGGGAACAGACTCTTACACCTCCTTCGG ATATGCCTCTAAATCTGTCGAAGCATGCGGGTTGA
- the MTA1-like gene encoding metastasis associated 1-like isoform X2: protein MPMPAEYHENHGNHENANFALGATQDASNMTANMYRVGDYVYFETSSTSPYQIRRIEELNKTASGNVEAKVMCFFRRRDLPSTLIMLADKHQWMEENVGGAGGVTELSSKQRHQMKHRELFLSRQVETMPATHIRGKCCVTLLNETESLLSYLNKEDSFFYCLVFDPAQRTLLADKGEIRVGSRYQADGIAPAPLTPAERESDPRRLQDLETLVWTPRHSLTDRQIDQFLVVSRSVGTFARALDCSSSVKQPSLHMSAAAASRDITLFHAMDTLHRHNYDVAKAMSSLVPSTGPVLCRDEMEEWSASEANLFEEALDKYGKDFSDIRQDFLPWKTLKNVIEYYYMWKTTDRYVQQKRVKAVEAESKLKQVYIPNYNKTTPPTTAPSAATIVPLGNSNSNSNGKPTNVLNGNSNGNMTTDNSGILMVGVSGKPCESCQVMQSPQWYAWGPSHMQCRLCQSCWTYWKKYGGLKVPSRMDDVDIERKRGGTGSDEESKGIGGAHRPHRCSIPSCGKEFKLKAHLSRHYASAHGVDLRGSGASGGGGGGSPRPVMKTRSAFYLRTSALARAARRLCAAQLRTRHAARAPHQPINAAPLRHLCASPQLTSKSPAELRILARAVRPRPRPRVTDIATRLGDHPAPRQPGDWDWLALTAPAQRKQPDRVSFPRPPKAPDGSLLYERVPNKSEVDRLTVTPPQPQPSMQAQQTILKRPRPSFDEINGSDGIALSAGLPGGPPAKRAHHSQQLHSKHTLEHTTPAVLPLAPPLNGRAAHPHILPHGPPLSRSNVRKQVISWMDAPDDVYFRASDQTKRLRRTLSSADLRRAARKPWRRLQGPLHTPHPQRAVRGDDMVVILD, encoded by the exons ATGCCGATGCCGGCCGAATACCACGAGAACCACGGTAACCACGAGAACGCTAATTTCGCTCTCGGGGCCACACAGGACGCCAGCAACATGACGGCCAACATGTATCGAGTGGGAG atTATGTATATTTTGAAACGTCCTCTACATCTCCCTACCAGATAAGAAGGATAGAAGAATTGAATAAG ACGGCAAGTGGAAATGTTGAAGCAAAAGTCATGTGCTTCTTTAGGCGGAGGGATTTGCCATCTACATTAATTATGCTTGCAGATAAGCATCAGT GGATGGAAGAAAATGTAGGTGGTGCTGGAGGAGTTACAGAATTAAGTTCTAAGCAACGTCATCAAATGAAGCACAGAGAACTGTTTCTATCGCGTCAGGTGGAAACAATGCCTGCAACTCATATAAGAGGCAAATGCTGTGTAACCTTATTAAATGAAACAGAATCTTTATTAAGCTATTTGAACAAAGAGGACTCTTTCTTCTATTGCTTAGTATTTGATCCTGCTCAACGTACTTTACTTGCTGATAAAG GTGAAATTAGAGTAGGTAGTAGGTATCAAGCTGATGGAATAGCACCAGCTCCGCTGACACCTGCTGAAAGAGAGTCAGATCCTCGTAGGTTGCAAGATTTAGAAACGTTGGTTTGGACGCCACGGCATTCATTAACAGATCGTCAAATTGATCAATTCCTTGTTGTCAGTAGATCTGTAGGCACATTTGCAAGAGCTTTAGACTGTTCATCTTCGGTCAAACAACCATCATTACACATGTCTGCAGCAGCTGCATCTAGAGACATTACTCTT TTTCATGCAATGGATACTTTACATCGGCACAATTATGATGTTGCAAAAGCTATGTCATCATTAGTACCCAGCACTGGTCCAGTATTATGCAGAGATGAAATGGAAGAGTGGAGTGCGTCTGAAGCCAATCTTTTTGAAGAAGCCCTTGATAAGTATGGAAAGGATTTTTCTGATATACGTCAAGACTTT TTACCATGGAAAACATTAAAGAACGttatcgaatattattatatgtgGAAGACAACTGATAGATACGTACAACAAAAAAGGGTGAAAGCTGTAGAAGCTGAAAGTAAATTAAAACAGGTTTATATACCAAACTACAATAAAACAACTCCACCTACAACTGCCCCTTCTGCAGCAACAATTGTACCTCTtggtaatagtaatagtaacaGTAATGGGAAACCAACGAATGTTCTCAACGGTAATAGTAATGGTAATATGACAACTGATAATAGCGGAATATTGATGGTTGGAGTTAGTGGAAAACCATGTGAAAGTTGTCAAGTAATGCAAAGTCCACAGTGGTATGCTTGGGGTCCATCACACATGCAATGTCGTCTTTGTCAGTCTTGTTGGACATATTGGAAGAAATATGGCGGTTTAAAG GTTCCATCACGTATGGACGATGTTGatatagaaagaaaaagaggtgGTACCGGTTCCGATGAAGAAAGCAAAGGAATAGGCGGTGCTCATAGACCTCATCGATGTAGCATTCCTTCTTGTGGTAAAGAGTTTAAACTCAAAGCACATCTAAGTCGTCATTACGCTAGTGCTCATGGCGTTGATTTACGTGGAAGCGGAGCAAGTGGAGGTGGTGGCGGTGGATCCCCCAGACCTGTGATGAAAACTCGATCAGCGTTTTATTTACGTACTTCAGCATTGGCGCGAGCTGCACGACGATTATGTGCAGCGCAATTACGCACACGTCATGCAGCGCGAGCACCTCATCAACCTATAAATGCAGCACCATTGCGACACCTTTGCGCCTCTCCTCAATTAACATCAAAAAGCCCTGCGGAGTTACGTATTTTAGCACGTGCTGTACGACCTCGACCTCGTCCTCGTGTAACCGATATAGCAACGCGTTTAGGTGATCATCCTGCTCCACGACAACCTGGAGATTGGGATTGGTTAGCCCTTACAGCGCCAGCACAACGAAAACAACCAGATCGGGTTTCTTTTCCTAGACCGCCAAAAGCACCAG ATGGAAGTCTTTTGTATGAAAGGGTACCAAATAAATCTGAAGTAGATAGGCTGACGGTAACTCCACCTCAACCTCAACCTAGTATGCAGGCTCAACAAACGATACTGAAACGCCCGAGACCTTCATTCGATGAAATCAACGGGTCAGATG GTATTGCCCTAAGTGCAGGGCTCCCTGGTGGACCACCTGCAAAAAGGGCCCATCATTCTCAGCAGCTCCATTCTAAACATACTTTGGAACACACAACACCTGCTGTTCTTCCCCTAGCACCACCTCTGAATGGAAGAGCTGCTCATCCTCATATTCTGCCACATGGTCCACCACTATCTAGAAGTAATGTACGTAAGCAAGTGATTTCGTGGATGGATGCACCTGACGACGTTTACTTTCGTGCTTCAGATCAGACAAA AAGACTTAGAAGAACCCTTTCATCGGCTGACCTTCGAAGGGCAGCGCGCAAACCTTGGCGTAGGTTACAAGGTCCTTTACATACCCCTCATCCACAGAGAGCAGTACGTGGAGATGACATGGTGGTCATCCTGGACTGA